A part of Helicobacter fennelliae genomic DNA contains:
- a CDS encoding glycosyltransferase family 10 domain-containing protein — MKDTIKIHIVDGCPEYIMHKLQTLYKVEINTENPDFIFYSVFGTEHLKYDCVRIFYTGENLRADFNFCDYAITFDYLIFEDRHLRYPLYLFYASFRDIAKREEINNNLSKTQESIQISDTHKLDTSAPHTMNAKARKYNLNQKLAKRKFCSFVVSNGKAHSIREEFFKSLSAYKKVDSGGKYKNNIGGTPIADKLAFLSEYKFNIAFENSSTNGYLTEKLFDAKAAHSIPIYWGDPTLKNAINSIPPPDNNIIWESYKNLEPQLNKKAFINISDFNSIQEAIDFIIFLDSNDSAYMDMLNEPLLLDTNYATYFDSKLEAFFAHIFSQPKQSAYRRGFGQWRLNIERRYKKAQKVRTIANNLIYPFKSSIKTISNLSKTLKAKFRFCFKS, encoded by the coding sequence ATGAAAGACACAATCAAAATCCATATTGTTGATGGTTGCCCAGAATACATTATGCACAAATTACAAACTCTCTACAAAGTAGAAATCAATACAGAAAATCCAGATTTTATTTTTTATAGCGTATTTGGCACAGAACATCTGAAGTATGATTGCGTGAGGATATTTTATACAGGCGAAAATCTAAGAGCGGATTTTAATTTTTGTGATTATGCCATCACTTTTGATTATCTTATATTTGAAGATAGGCATTTGCGCTATCCACTTTATTTGTTTTATGCAAGCTTTAGAGACATCGCCAAACGCGAAGAAATCAATAATAATTTATCCAAAACACAAGAATCCATACAAATCTCTGACACCCACAAGCTAGACACCTCTGCTCCTCACACTATGAATGCCAAAGCGCGCAAATATAACCTCAACCAAAAACTTGCCAAACGAAAATTTTGTTCATTTGTCGTAAGCAATGGCAAAGCACACAGCATTAGAGAGGAATTTTTCAAAAGCTTAAGCGCATACAAAAAAGTAGATTCTGGTGGAAAATACAAAAACAACATCGGTGGCACACCCATAGCCGATAAATTGGCATTTTTGAGCGAATATAAATTCAACATTGCTTTTGAAAATTCTTCTACAAATGGATATTTAACCGAAAAACTCTTTGACGCAAAAGCTGCTCATAGCATTCCTATTTATTGGGGCGATCCTACACTCAAAAATGCTATAAATTCGATCCCTCCCCCCGACAACAACATAATTTGGGAATCATATAAAAACCTTGAGCCACAACTCAACAAAAAAGCATTTATTAATATTTCAGATTTTAATTCCATACAAGAAGCCATAGATTTTATTATATTTTTAGATTCTAACGATAGCGCATATATGGATATGTTAAACGAGCCACTTTTGCTTGATACAAATTATGCGACATACTTTGATAGCAAGCTAGAGGCATTTTTTGCGCATATTTTTTCGCAGCCAAAGCAAAGCGCATATAGACGAGGATTTGGACAATGGAGACTCAATATCGAACGCAGATATAAAAAAGCACAAAAAGTAAGAACAATAGCAAATAACCTAATTTATCCATTCAAATCAAGCATTAAAACAATAAGCAATCTTTCAAAAACACTCAAAGCCAAATTTAGATTCTGCTTTAAATCCTAA